In Carassius auratus strain Wakin unplaced genomic scaffold, ASM336829v1 scaf_tig00216598, whole genome shotgun sequence, the sequence gattatcagtgtcagactgtgtgtgttgttttgtccggggctTGTGGGACAGGCATACTACTctgactgtgacatcatcatcctggggagggactttgagaggattcagatcatcccaggagccaaacacgggaacatccaggtggactgTTCACTCCAGataggagaaacacacacacacacacacacacacacacacacacacacagggctctcaagttttgaaaTGAGTTTAGAGTGAGATTTTGGCAgcggcaggggtttgatggggacAGGTGTCTAATCTCATAAATGacattcttacaaataaaataatatttatttaattaaacatttattcatgtgtgtgtgtgtgtgtgtgtgagagagagagagagagagagagagagagagagataatggtcagtgttgtttattgtaggtgttggtagctggttttgaggccTTCAGCAcaggggttggtggctcccatttgaagcactgtggttccaggccagccatttttactgtcatgatGGATGACAGGGTTCCATCAAGTGCTAAGCTGTTCTTAGTTttggtcttgtttaatcccacTATGGAAAAAACCCTTTCAGCGTCGCCATTTGAATGAGAGAGCACTAACACCAATGAAGCTATTTTAGAAAGCCTCCCAAACAGGCTCAAACCGGACACCTTTGAAAAAAGGAACCAAGAGCCTCTATTACTCAAATGCTTTGCTTTTATGATTTGAGTTGTATGTCATGTGATGCCAAATATTTCTTACTTTGCACTTGATTGAGGACATACTCCCCCAAAACTCCTCAACATTAAAGGTGGTGGGATCTTGTGGCATGGGAATATCCATGAGTTGATATTCCAAGAACTTGTCCTTGTCCTGTTCCTCTGGCCCACTGAAAGGAAGTAGTTCCTGAAATCTGAAAAAGAGCACCATGTGTAAAGAATGGATTAAGTATTTGTTTTGTGACCATGGTCCAAATTAAACTTCAAGTATTAAATATGTTGAAATCTTGGAAAATATGAAACCCTTGCCTGTCTACGAAGTATAGGGCATCTTCCACCCCACACTCCGTCCTCTGCTGCACATCAAGGAATTGAGCGTGCTTCAGCAGGGCCTCCTTCAGGGAGAGTTTTTTGATCCAATACTCCACAGCCCTGACCAGAAATGCTGCCTGCTGGAATAGATGCACCTCTTGAGGTGTGATGTCTCCAGCCTCAAGCAGCCTGTTGAGGGTAGCTCTGGTGGTGAAgccaatatttagtttttctcctGACAGACAGAGAACAAAAAGAGATCAAGCAAGTTAAGTCCAGGTAGTTTAAACAGTATATCAgattaaaaatcactttttattcaCCAAATGCATCAGGTAGACACACAGGAATTTTACCTGGCAATCagcactttaactgaaaactagaaaaaaaactaaGTGCACATATATTCATGCAAGATATGCCCAATAAGTGCAAGTGTTTGAAGGTATtcctctatataaaaaaatataaaatataaaaaaattatatttaaaatatttaaatattttattttatatttaaatttaaatctaaaaaaagtCTGCATTTTGTTGTATAAAAGTAGAGCTGGTTGAACCACAAACCTGCCAGGTAACCTTTACGATTGGTGCTTCCCTTAAACCAATACCCAACATCCACTGCCAGATGTTCAGGATCAAAACCGGATATCTGAAATACAAGAATTCCAATAATTAATACAACACTATCAGCAAACTGTTTTACTTGGCATTGGACTTAACAGATTGGTAATATAAAGTGCACATTCTGCCTGTTTGGCAGTTTTGTGCATAATATGACTGGGGCATCCATGTATGTAAATGCTGCCATTTTCCCTCAGCATTCTGGCTGCAATTGAATTGTGGCACCTGTATTTACAGGAGCATTGTCAATAGAGAGACCTACACAGTTTCTCCAAGGGATGTTGCTTTCCTACAGGGtgtcattgatttttttataaatcacttCAGCAGTTCCACAGTTCCTCCCACTTGTGGTGCACATATCAAATAATCTGTGCACAACTTTGTTGCTGTCAAATATTCGTACTGTGAGGGGATTCATCTTCTCTAGACTTGTAACAATAAAGTGCATAACTAAATCAACATGTTGTTCAAAAATTGTATGAGTGTGCATGTAGAAAtggataaaaaatacaaatatctgGTAGTTGTTAAACTCATACCAGTATCATTTGAGCCATCTGTGACAAGTGTGAAGGGATTCTCTCTCATCTTCATCACCAGTTCCTTCTTAAAATGAGGTACCACTGCTTCATTTATGATGAACGTTGTTTTGGTGCTTGCGCTCTGAAAGCTATGAACCGTGGGGGAGTCTCCAAAACATTATTTGTACAAGGGGCTGAAATGGTCAGCATCGGCAAATGGAACATTGTGCTGCACCATTGCAACGGTAACCTTCACCTCAGCCCTCCTGGTCTGCaacagaaacaaattaattaaataactcATAAAGCATTAGATAAGTGTTCAGTGTAATATAACCTACAATTACAACATTACCAACAGCCttttggttttcctttgctaTGTACCTTGGCCTCTTGTACACTCATGCCTCCAACAGAAGTTGCTGGTGTGTAGAACTGTGCAACACTGCTAGCTGATTTTAGAGCCTGTTCCTTGGTTTGATGTCCCTTGCTTTCCACATGcctgcttatgtccctcacaccttgatggGCACAGGAGCTCTCTTGTCTGCAGACTGagcaccagtaaaaagagctggtggttcccattgtgatgaacggccatcgggttgaccactccttcttaaaggaacacctatAGGTGGCTGCTCCACTTAACCCTCTCTTTCTCCCTGTTTCCAGTGGGCTCTCCTCTGTTTCCTCTATGGTgtcctccacagtctcttccatggACCCATCCTCTACTGGTTCCCTAACTGCCTCCTCCACTCTCTTATCCACAGTctcctcctctgacctagccacctttttagggagctgaTCTTTTAGAGCAAAGCATGAAAGAAtgctcctttgcctcttccctgacatctttgaaatTTTGACAAATGGaataatcaatattttacattggataaaatataatgaaatagcctaggcaGAACGTTTTCACAATGGGGACCAGGAGGTTGTTCAgtagaaataaaaagaaagaaaaaacaaaaaataattcaaactattaTGGGTAGGCCTACTATCATGTATAATGGAtaggcctattatagaagtctcttatataaaactgATGCTGTTCAGTCTCATCTAAATCAGCTGAGACTAGTGTTAAATGCGGACAAATCTAAAGCTATGGTTTtctcaaacagaaaacagctacCCTCTCAGcttcctaaaataaaaacagctgatgGAAAAGAAATCCAAATGGTCTCTTCTTATAAGTATTTAGGCTTTTTTATTGATGAAAATGTGTCCTTTAAACAGCATATTGAGCATCTTGTACGTAAACTGAAGCTAAAGCTcagttttttttcagaaataaatcacGTTTCTCCTAACGTTTGATttctgcaactttttttttatctttattggaTTTACGGAGATCTCCTTTTTATGAATGCATCGGACCGTCTTTTAAAAAAGCTTTACGTTTTATGACTGGCTGTGGAAAACGTGTTCACCATTGTACACTGTATGCTGCAGCTGAGTTTCCGTCCCTGTATGTTCGCAGGTGGTCTCATTTGTTgactttcatttataaatgtattcttgGGCTCCTTCCATCTTACCTCTGCAAATACATGCGAAAAAACCAACAACAGTATGCTCTGCGTTCTCAGAGGAACATACTGATGGTGGTTCCCAGAGTGAGAACAGAGTTTGGTAAGGCAGCATTTCAGTACACTGCCCCCCGTGCATGGAATGAACTGCAAAAGGACCTAAATCTTTCTGAACTTGTGACATTGGGAGAATTTAAATCTATTCTAAAGAAGCGTGAACTCAATGAACTTGGAAAATGTAACTGTTTCTAAACTTGTACACATTGACtaaatatcatttgtttttttgatgtcatgtatgtttttaaattgtatgtaaTGCTGTTGTCTTGTCCAGGTCACTcttgaaaaagagatttttaatctcaatgagttttttatctggttaaataaaggttaaataaaaataaaaatgaaaagctttTACAAGAACAGTAGTCACAGCTCCACCGAACAAAAATTGAAAAAAGAGACAcgtaaaacatttaacatttaaaatggacCATTATTATGACGTTATGtttatacattattacatttttaaatatgtagactaggctattatagttattatcaggggcgattctaagattttgattttaggggggctcagcccccaaaaagggtatgattaaaaaatattattttactattagggtagggttgtatactactaaccttattgcaatccactattccattgtattccctgtatttcatatatgggagtaggagtactgactgagccatatacaacactgtaaaaaaaactaatacagttttttagatgtgaccagtcactggaaaattttgaattgggaatgtagatattttttttatttaaattttttttttacaataaagacttcctgattcagtattaggacatccatgtttatcctttgatgataccactgctttttcttatgaaatgtacgtggaaattggcagaaaattaaaacaacataagggttcaatgactgcaatgaatcttgggaacacagtggtattgtgtgtgtgtgtgtgtgtgaggctgtctgttctattctcacctgactgttgctcatttgcagacctactcccgcacaacaacaaaaatgttgtatatccatctacaatgaaatataaattattatattttattattattattattattattattattattattattattaatttttagctttttagcctttataatcaacaatacggttggttatacatcaagtcagcccctgaacatttatttcatttcaaatcatttaactaaccagctaatattcattaagaatatagacaaaacatgtattaatgtaattgtctattggcaatatgtttaatctgttctatatttatttatatttattaaaaataacatcattatcaatttgccacttctataaatcaattacttaaaaaaaaaaaaaaaaattcacagatccctttactcttactctaatatatgtatcatgatacactaatgattcattattacttaatacaaaattatgtttaataatagaaaacaaaataactccacatgatgtttctctctctgtgccatttagtgctttcagacaatgatgtgtgtcgttaataatttattttgcatggctgcataatgtaatgccgaaatacacaataatatgttttcaatttcaaaaagtaaattaaaataaatcatgatcgttttctaaagtatgttttcatgggtgttaatcgcttcatttttgttggaagaaaaaacatctgtcacactgtgataaaggctgaaagtgaaagcagcgaagacgtactggtattggatgcgagaacacacacacacacgcgcacacacgcgcacacacacacacacacacaccttgtactctctgatgttcgctctgctcggcgcccctgtggattgaaaaacgcgctgaatccgtgcagactcagatcaggggaggagccggaacttgatgcagcttgccaccgtctcaaatgagtttttaaaggggactgaagcgatcactaattaattaatcaaataattttttaggggggctgggcataaatttaggggggctgaagcccccctaaaaagggcctagcgacgcccctgaaGAGTGAAGAAAGAAACCTGCTGGTTCGCGGGAGTTTTTGCTGCATTCACGCCAGTGCCGCTCAcctcagacagagacagacagacagacacaatcTGGATTTCACTGAATTCACTCGAGGAAAACTGTATATGTACGTGAGATAGTAATTTATAAtcctattgtttttttgttttttttcatgctaCTAAAATAACGACTTGATTTTGTAATCGGAAAAACTATTAACTAATTCACAAATGGTTCTTGtgatataataatttttgtattaatattgcaAATGCTTTTGTGTTTTCGTGAAATTAAATATAAGCATAGGCCTATATGATGTACAgttagagtcctgcacgggttcgggtACCTGTAGGTTTTTGCTCAAACGGATGAAAAATATCCACCTAGGATATTGTCGGATAGGGTGCAGATCGGGTCGGACACAGGGGAAACACGGTTTTAAAACAATCACATGCAAACGTAATGGATATTTTTAGGAACACATCTACAAAAATATGCCTGTATTTCAAGTtgctaaaataattttgaataaaataatttaaaatccaTATCAGTTTATTTGTGTCCACGTTTCAAGGCCTCCCAGGAATCGAAGCTATAATGTTACTTCCACTTTTAAAAATTCATTATAACCGCGCGCGCGATCTGCTTGCAGTCGTCGAGATGGATGCTGATGAGTTTAAGAAAAGAATAGCTTTTGCTGCATGCATTTTCGTGTTCGGAAATGTGGAACTTCATTGCTGAggatcctttcattatgatgcaacatagttttctcctcagatgagtatttaacatctttattattgtggggattagtgtgtaagcgctacacacacacaacggtcagagtttgggaccagaatgattttttatgttttttttttttctgcatttatttgataaaaaatacagaaaaaagtgaaatattattatgaagtaaaacaacattatttttattttaatataaattaaaatctattgtatatctgagattttcagcatcattcctccagtcttcagtgtcacatgatcttcagaaatcagaataatatgatgatttattatgtgctgctgaaactgtgatactcctttcaggattctttgatgaatgaaaagttaaaaagaagaacatttatttaaaatagaataattttctaatattattcactacagttcaatagtttggggtcagtaaatttttatcctttctttttttataagaaattgtattctttattagattttagaatcttttattcaggatgtgttaaattgataagaagtcatatcaaagattaatattgttagaagagacttatattttgaatgaatgctgttcttttaaaaaaaaaatatacatcgaagaatccttaaaaagtatcgcagattccaaaatactatttggtagcaaaactattaatagttctaataataaatcatcatattttcatgatttctaaagatcatgtgacactgaagactggaggaatgatgctgaaaatacagctgcacatcacagaaataaattatattgtaaaggatattaaaatataaaccattttttatgaattttattttgataattttgaattattactgaaatacaaccttttttgtttcaaacagttcattgaacaataataaatgaagtacctgaagctgacaatgaagtaaatgtataataattaacaaagatgattaattagcgtTGTAAACatgcgtgtgaggggcggagacgcgccgccgagcgtcagacgcgagtgaggaccaaacacagcagaacagtaggaaacttcactcctcttattatttctcttttactgtctatagcgatttatttttagatacgtgatctgagtctttcaaagagttgtagagttattcgag encodes:
- the LOC113098640 gene encoding uncharacterized protein LOC113098640, whose protein sequence is MRENPFTLVTDGSNDTVQCQVKQFADSVVLIIGILVFQISGFDPEHLAVDVGYWFKGSTNRKGYLAGEKLNIGFTTRATLNRLLEAGDITPQEVHLFQQAAFLVRAVEYWIKKLSLKEALLKHAQFLDVQQRTECGVEDALYFVDRFQELLPFSGPEEQDKDKFLEYQLMDIPMPQDPTTFNVEEFWGSMSSIKCKVSGLSLFGRLSKIASLVLVLSHSNGDAERVFSIVGLNKTKTKNSLALDGTLSSIMTDNFNMFTRG